From the genome of Thermosynechococcus sp. NK55a:
ATTGTTTGGGCAATTGCAGCGGGAATCTGGGGAAAGCGATCGCCCTGCTGCCACAGCCGCGCTAAGTAGGTCACAATCTGGCCATTGTCGTAGAGCATTTTTTCAAAGTGGGGCACTGTCCACTGGGGATCCACGGTGTAGCGATGCCAACCACCGCCAACGTGGTCATAGATGCCCCCCTGCAAGAGGTGGTGTCCCCGCCGCCGACACAGGTGCAACAGTTCTGGGGGATTCGGACTTAAAGCCAGCCCCTGTAGGAGCATTTGGGCATAGGGCATCATGGGGAAGCAGGTGCCTTGGGGGCGATCGCGCAAAATCGGCGTCACTTGATCAATCCCTGCCCTTAGCAGTTCTTCAGTCAGGGGGACGGCCTTTCCCGTCTCGGTGGGGGGTGCCAGATACTGCCACAGGGTGGCCTGGTGAGCAGTGAGCTTCTCTTTTTCTTGGTCATAGAAGCGACGCACCGCCTGCAACACCTGCAAAAACCCCGGGCGGCCATAGCGCGGCTGCACCGGAAAGTAGGTTCCCCCATAAAAGGGACGGCGATCCTGAGGGGTAAGAAAGATATTCAGCGGCCAGCCCCCTTGACCCGTCATCAGTTGCAACGCCTGCATATAGATGCTGTCAATATCGGGCCGCTCCTCGCGATCCACCTTAATCGGCAGGAAATAGGCATTGAGATAGGCGGCAATCTCCAGATCCGAGAAGGCTTCCCCCTCCATCACAGTGCACCAGTGGCAACTGGAATAGCCAATCGAGAGAAAAATCACCCGATCCTCCGCAGCGGCTTTGGCCAGGGCTTCATCACACCACGGCCACCAGTCAATGGGGTTTTCGGCGTGCTTGCGCAGATAGAGACTTTGGCACTGGCTAAGGCGATTCGGCATGGGGGCGTACCATTTCGACGCTAATTTGACCCGTAAAGTTGGGCACGGGCGGGGCGAGCTTTGTCACACGCACAGCAGCCCGCTGCACTTGGGGCGGTGCAAGGCAAAGGCTGATAATGGCTGCCGCTAGGGTCTCGATTAACTGAAAGCGCTGCTGCTGCATTAACTGCTCAATGGCTTGCAAAAGAGGGCGATAGTCAAGGGTGTCCTCCAAGCGATCGCTGGCGGCGGCGGGTGCCATATCAAACCAAAGTCTAATATCAATCTCAAACCACTGGCCAAGAATTTGTTCCTCTGGGAGAGCGCCCGTATAGCCGTAGTAACGCATTCCCGAAAGGTGCAGACAGTCAGTGGTGGACTCGCTCAAGGACATGCATCCATAACCAGGCAGGAAAAAGTCTTCTGGGCGGATTGATTTTTTTGTCTCCTGCTCTTTGATCACTGTATCGCCAAAATGCTGCCGATGGCGAGCTTTCCCTTTAGAGACCTTGCCTTCACTGTGGCCTGGATTGGCAATGCCACGGGGGCGATCGCCCCCCTCCTAGATGCTCTTTTGGGGAAAACCCAATGCGGATGGCGAGACTCGAACTCGCAAGGCAAAGCCACACGCCCCTCAAACGTGCGCGTATACCAATTCCGCCACATCCGCGTAGCTTTGTCATTATAGCGCAGATTCCTAAATTTCTGAAAGTAGTCTCTGGCCTCTCGATAGCAGAAAATTCGGGAGAGAAGCTCCTCCTTTCTAAAATCTCTTACTCGCTGATCTTGGCAGAACTGCCATGAATACAGCAGCAGTGTCACCGTCAAGAGGATTCGCTACTATGAGGAGTTAGAGCTGTTGCCGTTGGCAGAACCCGTGGTGGCTATCGTTTCTTTGCTCGCCTGAGCTTTATTAAACTGTCCAGTCCCTTGGTTTTACTCTGAGGGAGATCAAGGCCTTTCTTGAGGTAGACGATCGCGGTGAGATTCCCTGTGACCCCATCAAGGAAAAGTTAGAGGAGAAATTGGCTACCAGTTACACATTCTTAAACAGGAATTACAAGGCCTCCTATCCGACTGGCGATCGCCCCCACAACCCCTAAAGGGCGCGATCTGTCCCATTCCCCCGCCAGTGATGCGCTCCTAACTACTCGTTCATATTCTTGTAGGTGGCCACTGCCGAAGGGGAAATCTGGTTGAGATAACGGAAAATCCAATACTTAAACACTGTATCCAGCATCACTGGAAAGGTGGCGATGAACATATTGATAAAGTCCTCATTGCGAGGAAAGCCAAAGTGCTCGAGGGTATTATTCACCAGCACCTCCCAGCCGTGGGGAGAGTGGAATCCGACAAAGACATCCGTAAATAGAATAATCACAAAGGCCTTGGCGCTGTCACTGAGGCCATAGACCACCTCATCCAAAAAGGCCTTGACAATGGCCAGTTGCCGTTGACCTGTAAACACCAGTCCCAAGAAGACCGCAAAACCCAAGGCGTCGGAGAGGATGTTTTTCAGGGGTTCAATCAGTTCCTTTTGATATTCTGTGGAGAGCTCGATCGCCTTTTCGCGGATGCGGTTTTGGATCTCCTCTGAGGAAATCGGCACATTACTCACAAGGCTTTCAAAGCGAATTTTGTTCTCAAAGCGGGCTAGTTCATCAAGGATGTTGTCCTCCAGTTGGGAGTTAATAATCCGTTCAATTTGCCCCACCGCCTTAAAGTGGTTAACAAGGGGGCTGACGATGAGCGCCTTGGAAATTTGCTGAGTCAACAGGGGCAAAATCACGAGCAACAGCATAAAACGAACCGCCAGGCGGGTACGCAACTTTGAGGTGCGAAAATCACGAACGACTTCAGCTTCAGTGGCTTCATCGGAATTGAGTTCGCGGCGAAAGCGATCGGCGGTGCGCAAAATCGAGCGGGGAATAAAGCTGCTGCTATCCAGCTTGGAATCACTGGTGAGATCATCACTAATATATTCCGAGAGATAAAGAGAATCCTCCTCAATTTTGTCGAGGGCGGCTGCCTGCTGGCGTTGTTGGGGGTCTTGGCGACTGAGGCTAGGACGGGCTAGGGCATTGAGTTCCTTTTCCCGCTGCCGTTTATAGCGATTGAGGGTGGCATCAATGACCCGCAGCTTTTCATAAACGCTGGGTTCCGCCGTCGTGTCACTGACGGTAGCCGTCACTGTATAGGTTTCCGTTGCACCATTGACCCTATCGTTGACAGGAGTGGGGGGGCTTTGGGGGGGAGCAAGGGGCAAAATTTGACGGCTTGCCCGAAACTCTGCCATCCGCATACGAATGGTTTTCAGCAGTTGTTTTAGCTCTGTCTCGAAATAGCTAGAGACTTCGCCCACGGGCAGATTGAGGGGACTAATGGGTTGACCGTCAAAGTGTTCCAGTTCAATGGCGCGAATTTTCAGAGCGGCTTCATAGGCTTCCTGTAGGGCCCGGTTAGGAGTTGTGAGATACCACTGTTGTGCATGCTTGATCCAGTTTCTAAGGCGAACAAAGGGATTGCTGGACATTCCTGTTCTTCTCAATGGCTGCCGCAAAAGCAGTAAATCGATAGGATAGATAAAATCGTAGCAAATTAACTTTGCAGACTTTGTTGGCAGTGTTACACTGGATCAGTGGCGGTAGTCGCAGCGGCAAAACCTATGCACTGGTGAGGGAATTTGCCCAGTGGGTTCAACAGGACAGCCCAGTGATTCCCCGCGAGCGATCGCTCCTCTTTTTGACGGATACAATGGAAGGCCGCCAAGCCATCGAAACGGAAATTCAGGCGCAGTTGGGCAGTGGCTATAGGCCCTATATCGCCACGCCAATGGGCTTCATGCAGGAGGAGGTGGAACTTTTTTGGCCGCTGCTGGTCGAGGCCAATGCCGTTGCTCCTCACCTCCCTTTACATCTCAAACCCGAAACAGAGTTGATGTGGGCACAGCGGCTGTGGCAGCCTTGGCTGCAGAACAACACCTTTGCTGTTCTGGGTGACAATCGTGAACAGCTCCGCGGCGCCGATCGCGCCACTCGCCACCTTCTCGATATTTTTCAACTCTGTGCCTTTGCCCGCCTGAGTCTGGATGATCTACCCCAACTCATTTGGGATCATCAGCTTGAAATTCCTTCAGAAACCGTGGGGGCGATCGTCACCGCCCTAAAACAGTGGCAAAGGTGGTGTACTGCCCACAGCCTTCTCACCTATGGCATTACCACCGATTTATTTGGCCGCGTTCTCCTTGACCATCCCCGCTACCAAGCCTCCTTGAAGCAGCGGTTTCAGTGTCTTCTTGCCGACAACACCCATAACTATCCCGCAGTGATGGCAGATTTGATCACCCGCTTGAACCAACCGGGGATCAAGATTGTCCTTAGCCACCAACCCATTAGCGCTGTCCGTCTTGGTCTTGGCGCCGATCCTGATGCCTTTCTCCCGCTGCAAAACCAAGCCACGGTGACGGAGTTAAGCCACTTTCCAGAAACGATTTTCGGTAAAACTGATTTACGAGTTGCCATTCAAGAACGCCTGAGCACTCCCCAATTGACGCTGCCGGAAAACATCACTGCGATTCAAACCACCTCGCGGATGCAATTGTTACAGGAAGTTGTAGAGACAATTGCTACTGCCGTGCAGCAGGGGGTAGTGCAGCCAACAGAGATTGCCATTCTCGCCCCCGGCTTAGATAGTATTGCCCGCTATGTCCTCAGGAGTGAACTTGAAAAACGACGGGTTCCCCTTGTCATCCTGAATGAGCAACGCCCCTTGATTCAATCCCCCCACGTACGTGCCCTTTTGACGCTGTTGTTATTCGTTTATCCACGAACAGGAATCATCCCAGAGGCAACGGCGGTTGCGGAGATGCTAACGGTTTTGCTGCCGCGAGAGATTGACGTCGTGCGGGCAGGCCTGCTCTCTTACTATTGTTTTCAGCCGGGGCTGGAGCAAGCTGAACTGCTACCGTACACCCACTATAGCCACTGGGATCGCTTTGGCTATCGTGCCACGGAAGCCTATGAGAAGTTGCGACATTGGCTGAGTACACTAGATTCTAGCCAGCCGCCGGTGTATCTCCTAGAGGCGGCAATTCAGCGCTATCTCTGGCCGCAAAACCTAACAGCCGGTGAATTGGCCCCCCTGCGATCGCTCCTTGAGGGCACGGCCGCCTACTGGCAAATTTATGATCATCTCCCAGAACAGCAAGCCACACCAACAGCTGAGCGGCTGCGGGAATGGATTTACCTGCTGCGGCGGGGAACTCTGACCGCAGATCCTGCCCCTCCCCTGCGGCAGCCCCAAGGGGTCTTACTGGCGACGACGTTTCAATATCGCAGCGCCCAACTCGCCCATCGCTGGCATTTTTGGTTAGATGCTGGTAGTCCACGGTGGCAGGATGGCGGCTTGCAATGTCTCTGGCAGGCACCAATGTTTCTGCGGCAGGGGTTGGCGAGCCCCAGTGCGCGGGTGTGGCAATTGGAGTCCGAACGTTTGGAGCATTTACTGGTGGATTTGTGTTCGCGGGTGAGCGATCGCCTATTCCTTTGCCACAGTGACTTGACAGCCAATGGCCGGGAGCAGGAAGGCCCCCTGAGTCCTTGGGTGGATCTGGCGGTGGGCGATCGCCCGTAAGCTGTTACTAGTGGCACTATGATAAATAACGCCATTTGCTCGACCTCCTAGGGAGAAACACTGCTTGTTACCGCACTTTTCACTGACCACCCCCCTGTACTACGTCAATGCTCTTCCCCACATTGGCAGTGCCTACACGACTATTGCTGCCGATGTTCTCGCTCGCTTTTATCGTTTGCAGGGCTATCAGGTGCGGTTCATTACCGGTACCGATGAGC
Proteins encoded in this window:
- the folB gene encoding dihydroneopterin aldolase; this encodes MSLSESTTDCLHLSGMRYYGYTGALPEEQILGQWFEIDIRLWFDMAPAAASDRLEDTLDYRPLLQAIEQLMQQQRFQLIETLAAAIISLCLAPPQVQRAAVRVTKLAPPVPNFTGQISVEMVRPHAESP
- the pxcA gene encoding proton extrusion protein PcxA; protein product: MSSNPFVRLRNWIKHAQQWYLTTPNRALQEAYEAALKIRAIELEHFDGQPISPLNLPVGEVSSYFETELKQLLKTIRMRMAEFRASRQILPLAPPQSPPTPVNDRVNGATETYTVTATVSDTTAEPSVYEKLRVIDATLNRYKRQREKELNALARPSLSRQDPQQRQQAAALDKIEEDSLYLSEYISDDLTSDSKLDSSSFIPRSILRTADRFRRELNSDEATEAEVVRDFRTSKLRTRLAVRFMLLLVILPLLTQQISKALIVSPLVNHFKAVGQIERIINSQLEDNILDELARFENKIRFESLVSNVPISSEEIQNRIREKAIELSTEYQKELIEPLKNILSDALGFAVFLGLVFTGQRQLAIVKAFLDEVVYGLSDSAKAFVIILFTDVFVGFHSPHGWEVLVNNTLEHFGFPRNEDFINMFIATFPVMLDTVFKYWIFRYLNQISPSAVATYKNMNE
- a CDS encoding recombinase family protein, with protein sequence MAVLHWISGGSRSGKTYALVREFAQWVQQDSPVIPRERSLLFLTDTMEGRQAIETEIQAQLGSGYRPYIATPMGFMQEEVELFWPLLVEANAVAPHLPLHLKPETELMWAQRLWQPWLQNNTFAVLGDNREQLRGADRATRHLLDIFQLCAFARLSLDDLPQLIWDHQLEIPSETVGAIVTALKQWQRWCTAHSLLTYGITTDLFGRVLLDHPRYQASLKQRFQCLLADNTHNYPAVMADLITRLNQPGIKIVLSHQPISAVRLGLGADPDAFLPLQNQATVTELSHFPETIFGKTDLRVAIQERLSTPQLTLPENITAIQTTSRMQLLQEVVETIATAVQQGVVQPTEIAILAPGLDSIARYVLRSELEKRRVPLVILNEQRPLIQSPHVRALLTLLLFVYPRTGIIPEATAVAEMLTVLLPREIDVVRAGLLSYYCFQPGLEQAELLPYTHYSHWDRFGYRATEAYEKLRHWLSTLDSSQPPVYLLEAAIQRYLWPQNLTAGELAPLRSLLEGTAAYWQIYDHLPEQQATPTAERLREWIYLLRRGTLTADPAPPLRQPQGVLLATTFQYRSAQLAHRWHFWLDAGSPRWQDGGLQCLWQAPMFLRQGLASPSARVWQLESERLEHLLVDLCSRVSDRLFLCHSDLTANGREQEGPLSPWVDLAVGDRP